Proteins from a genomic interval of Pseudomonas silesiensis:
- a CDS encoding alginate O-acetyltransferase AlgF, with the protein MNVSVFLWLGLGLVSTGAQAAPEIARLYAPTLPEGSAWVRVVNPADTSMQVRVGQGATLALSAQADVASPFQVVDSQQPIDVTVNGREIKGLTAPKGAWVTLILDSNPARAPRLVIDPPLRGKDLRAELNFYNLSSGCEQAEIQLANGAPVFKQVPFNGQAQRTINPVQATLVASCNQHRSLPMKLAPFKAGDRYSLFLIGSPQAPRLIGLVDQAAP; encoded by the coding sequence ATGAACGTTAGCGTTTTTTTGTGGCTGGGTCTTGGCCTGGTCTCGACAGGGGCACAAGCCGCCCCTGAAATTGCCCGGCTGTACGCGCCCACACTGCCCGAAGGTTCCGCCTGGGTACGGGTGGTCAATCCCGCCGATACTTCCATGCAGGTCCGGGTAGGCCAAGGCGCGACCCTGGCCCTTTCCGCCCAGGCCGACGTGGCCAGCCCGTTCCAGGTCGTGGACTCGCAACAGCCGATTGACGTCACCGTCAATGGTCGCGAGATCAAAGGCCTGACCGCACCGAAAGGCGCCTGGGTTACGCTGATTCTCGACAGCAACCCGGCACGGGCCCCACGGCTGGTCATCGATCCGCCACTACGCGGTAAAGACCTGCGCGCCGAACTCAACTTTTATAACTTGAGCAGCGGCTGTGAACAGGCCGAGATCCAGCTGGCCAATGGCGCCCCGGTATTCAAGCAGGTGCCGTTCAACGGACAAGCCCAGCGCACGATCAACCCGGTGCAGGCGACCTTGGTTGCCAGCTGCAACCAGCACCGCAGCCTGCCGATGAAACTGGCGCCCTTCAAGGCCGGTGATCGCTATAGCCTGTTCCTGATCGGTTCCCCTCAGGCGCCACGTTTGATTGGCCTTGTCGACCAGGCTGCGCCATGA
- a CDS encoding alginate O-acetyltransferase AlgX-related protein produces MIRSFEPLRFIHRSSFPGIVAGLLLGLSGTGVQAASAVITGDGGWLFPAWESLSKVDNPGTTRNVALVKQLQQQLARQHIGLIVLVVPMKAPFYARRLPAGQPLSAAVMQRYDHLQVDLTQAGLTTLNIKPILQRTEQGQQTAFYRADYHWTAWSAENTADATAQLISQRYGLSGETGGGAALGEWFDRRAFGDLASNFLPAIKRKAIGRDIYTVRHQAEKDLLIDDVPAPVQVIGNSFVQPYLGFTQKLSNALDRPVALTWNPGDVGPWATLLQYLESPDFAQHKPQVIVWQFNEGQFHLGPDAAANWNAKGVIPPGQWHQRIEKALQ; encoded by the coding sequence ATGATCCGCTCATTCGAACCGCTGCGCTTTATCCATCGCTCGTCGTTTCCCGGCATCGTCGCCGGCCTGCTGCTAGGCTTGTCGGGCACCGGCGTGCAAGCGGCATCGGCGGTGATCACCGGTGATGGCGGCTGGCTGTTCCCGGCCTGGGAAAGCCTGAGCAAGGTCGATAACCCCGGCACCACCCGCAACGTTGCGCTGGTGAAACAACTTCAGCAGCAACTTGCGCGCCAACACATCGGGTTAATCGTGTTGGTGGTGCCGATGAAGGCACCGTTTTATGCCCGGCGCCTGCCCGCCGGTCAGCCTTTGAGCGCCGCCGTCATGCAGCGCTATGACCACTTGCAGGTTGACCTGACCCAAGCGGGCCTGACCACGCTGAACATCAAGCCGATTCTGCAACGGACCGAGCAAGGCCAGCAGACGGCGTTTTACCGCGCCGATTATCACTGGACCGCCTGGAGTGCCGAAAACACCGCCGACGCCACGGCGCAACTGATCTCGCAGCGATATGGCCTGTCGGGTGAAACCGGCGGCGGCGCGGCGCTGGGCGAGTGGTTCGACCGACGCGCGTTCGGTGACCTGGCGAGCAACTTCCTGCCGGCGATCAAGCGCAAAGCCATTGGTCGCGATATCTACACCGTTCGCCATCAGGCAGAGAAAGACCTGCTGATCGACGACGTGCCAGCCCCGGTCCAAGTGATCGGCAACAGTTTTGTCCAGCCGTACCTGGGTTTTACCCAGAAGCTGTCCAACGCTCTGGACCGACCCGTCGCACTGACCTGGAACCCCGGCGATGTCGGCCCGTGGGCTACGCTGCTGCAATACCTGGAGTCGCCGGATTTTGCGCAACACAAGCCGCAAGTCATCGTCTGGCAATTCAATGAAGGCCAGTTCCACCTAGGTCCTGATGCAGCCGCCAACTGGAATGCAAAAGGCGTCATCCCGCCGGGCCAATGGCATCAGCGCATCGAGAAGGCACTGCAGTGA
- a CDS encoding patatin-like phospholipase family protein, with translation MNPFQLRPGASTLNMLLQACLQRRDAVPPTLTEKAVIPGIPNARYWMDQDLSPFIQDAIASNKREHEALMATGRPDTILPLASMLAISGGGDAGTFAAGLIAGWTLHGTRPVFKIVTGISAGALVAPFAFLGPQYDAVIQHICNAVGPKDIFRSRNVLTRLASDGVADSKPLARLIAKYITPEVLAQIAAEYAKGRILMIGTTDLDCARPVTWNMGTIAASQAPGALELFRNIMVASMSIPGAVSPVMIDVEVDGKLFQEMHVDGGVITQMFLYPPGTVMAMNKVPGAPMRHERHFYVIRNGKLEPQWSGTKRRTLSIGGRAISALIQTQGISDLDRIYRMAKQDGADFNLAYIGTDFGFSRNHRFDGEYMKRLFEYAFELGAKGYPWHKLPPGPVLWLPYE, from the coding sequence GTGAACCCGTTCCAGCTCAGACCCGGTGCCTCAACCCTGAACATGTTGCTTCAGGCATGCCTGCAACGCCGTGATGCCGTGCCACCGACTTTAACGGAAAAAGCGGTGATACCGGGTATTCCCAATGCGCGCTACTGGATGGACCAGGACCTGAGCCCGTTCATTCAGGATGCCATTGCATCCAACAAGAGAGAGCATGAGGCGCTCATGGCAACCGGCAGGCCGGACACCATCCTGCCGCTGGCAAGCATGCTGGCCATTTCCGGTGGCGGCGACGCCGGCACCTTTGCCGCGGGGCTCATTGCGGGGTGGACCCTGCATGGCACCCGTCCGGTGTTCAAGATTGTCACGGGCATCAGCGCCGGCGCCCTGGTCGCCCCGTTTGCGTTCCTGGGGCCGCAGTACGATGCAGTCATCCAGCATATCTGCAACGCCGTCGGGCCGAAGGACATTTTCCGTTCGCGTAATGTCCTGACGCGGCTTGCCAGCGACGGAGTGGCCGACAGCAAGCCACTGGCGCGGCTCATCGCGAAGTACATCACGCCCGAGGTGCTGGCGCAGATCGCGGCGGAATATGCCAAGGGCCGAATCCTGATGATCGGTACCACCGACCTTGATTGCGCGCGGCCTGTCACCTGGAACATGGGCACTATCGCCGCCAGCCAGGCGCCGGGGGCGCTCGAGCTGTTTCGCAACATCATGGTCGCCTCGATGAGCATTCCCGGCGCCGTTTCCCCGGTCATGATCGATGTAGAAGTCGACGGCAAACTGTTCCAGGAAATGCACGTGGATGGCGGCGTCATCACCCAGATGTTCCTCTACCCGCCTGGCACCGTGATGGCGATGAACAAAGTGCCGGGCGCCCCCATGCGCCATGAACGTCACTTTTATGTCATTCGTAACGGCAAGCTGGAACCGCAGTGGTCCGGTACGAAGCGCCGTACCTTGAGCATTGGCGGTCGAGCCATCAGTGCCTTGATTCAAACCCAGGGCATCAGCGACCTCGATCGAATCTACCGGATGGCGAAGCAGGATGGGGCCGACTTCAATCTTGCCTATATCGGCACCGACTTCGGCTTTTCGCGCAATCATCGATTCGATGGCGAGTACATGAAGCGCTTGTTCGAGTACGCCTTTGAACTCGGCGCGAAGGGCTATCCGTGGCACAAGTTGCCGCCGGGCCCGGTGCTCTGGCTCCCTTACGAGTAA
- a CDS encoding cupin domain-containing protein: protein MSRINFRNTTGLLAIAASLAFTAFAGVSQAQESKAPAEAGQASQPAKSWQTGIHRTDLLKRDLDVSGREVVQVLVDIDPGVSSPKHSHPGVEVAYVLEGTFEYQLEGQPPVTLKAGESLYIPAGTAHVAKNVGTGKASELATYIVKKGVPAVELSK, encoded by the coding sequence ATGTCCCGTATCAACTTTCGCAACACCACTGGCCTGCTGGCCATTGCCGCCAGCCTGGCGTTCACTGCCTTCGCCGGCGTTTCCCAAGCTCAAGAATCGAAGGCTCCCGCTGAAGCCGGCCAAGCGTCGCAGCCGGCAAAAAGCTGGCAAACCGGGATCCACCGCACGGACCTGTTGAAGCGCGACCTGGATGTTTCCGGGCGTGAGGTGGTTCAGGTACTGGTTGATATCGATCCGGGTGTGTCATCGCCCAAGCATTCCCACCCCGGTGTGGAGGTTGCCTACGTCCTGGAGGGCACGTTCGAGTATCAGCTCGAGGGACAGCCGCCGGTAACGCTCAAGGCCGGTGAATCCCTGTATATCCCCGCTGGCACTGCGCATGTCGCGAAGAACGTCGGTACAGGCAAGGCGTCGGAGCTGGCGACCTATATCGTGAAGAAAGGCGTGCCGGCTGTGGAGTTGTCCAAGTAA
- a CDS encoding organic hydroperoxide resistance protein has translation MSQLEKVLYTAKVHTTGGRDGASRSDDGRLDVKHSSPGGPGDGTNPEQLFAAGWSACFIGAMQVAAREMQVKLPPDLSIDAEVDLGTNAGGYLLQARLNIKLPGMDQDTARKLVDKGHQLCPYSKATRGNIEVEINLA, from the coding sequence ATGTCCCAGCTCGAAAAAGTACTCTACACCGCCAAAGTCCACACCACCGGTGGACGGGACGGCGCGTCACGCAGCGATGATGGCCGTCTCGACGTCAAGCATTCGTCGCCTGGCGGCCCGGGCGACGGCACCAATCCGGAGCAGTTGTTCGCCGCCGGTTGGTCTGCCTGCTTCATTGGTGCAATGCAGGTGGCGGCGCGCGAAATGCAGGTCAAGCTTCCGCCTGACCTGAGCATCGATGCCGAAGTTGACCTGGGCACCAATGCGGGCGGCTATCTGCTCCAGGCCCGCCTCAACATCAAACTGCCGGGCATGGACCAAGACACGGCCCGCAAGCTGGTGGATAAAGGCCATCAATTGTGTCCGTACTCCAAGGCCACGCGGGGCAATATCGAGGTCGAGATCAACCTGGCCTGA
- a CDS encoding DUF2269 family protein: MLYLCLKYVHVIAAIFLFGFGMGSYLYLIAASRTANPQVIAHVARMVVRFDTWITTPAGLIQIATGYLLMQLSGLPLTTEWILTSLIIFLCVGSLWLPVLVLQKRLHAMALNAVDTGQDLNDEYRSVYNKWFWLGIVGFTGMFVIVMMMVTKMTPAQMVGMLGIQSWV, from the coding sequence ATGCTGTACCTGTGCCTGAAATACGTTCATGTCATCGCCGCGATCTTCCTGTTCGGATTCGGCATGGGCTCTTACCTGTATTTGATTGCGGCCAGCCGCACAGCCAATCCTCAAGTGATCGCCCACGTGGCCAGAATGGTCGTGCGGTTCGACACCTGGATTACCACGCCGGCTGGCTTGATTCAGATCGCGACTGGCTACCTGCTGATGCAGCTGTCTGGACTGCCATTGACCACGGAATGGATCCTGACCTCGTTGATCATCTTCCTGTGCGTCGGTTCGCTTTGGCTTCCGGTGTTAGTGTTACAGAAGCGACTTCATGCCATGGCGTTGAATGCGGTCGACACAGGGCAGGATCTGAACGATGAATATCGGTCGGTTTACAACAAATGGTTCTGGCTGGGGATTGTCGGTTTTACGGGGATGTTCGTGATTGTGATGATGATGGTGACAAAAATGACGCCGGCGCAAATGGTTGGGATGCTGGGAATTCAATCATGGGTTTAA
- a CDS encoding saccharopine dehydrogenase family protein — protein MTLRVMVVGGYGNFGSIVCRHLIAMAGVALVISGRDSHKTLRKVNELHASSGRACESWCGDAMDSTFSSTLQAMGIDWVIHTGGPFQGQSYAVAQGCIAAGVNYCDLSDCRTFVNGIDALDERAKQAGVVILSGCSSVPTLSSAIIDEYRHRFQHIDSIEHGISSSAKMPGLSTVEGVLAYAGKPIKQLRNGQVHDVSGWQNLTLRKMPPLGTRVLANVDVPDMDIFPSRYGARTLSFKAGSGLKLGGVVNWLLAEALRIGLVRDPAVWAARLHRWGTRFERFGDGKSAMYIDVKGLGSDGKPLSMTAQLTANNDKGPQIPSCAAVALVAKVVQGYCPEPGARACVGEIGVDEYMAAINDPANLHLCVRFSDEQS, from the coding sequence ATGACACTCAGGGTAATGGTGGTCGGCGGCTACGGAAACTTCGGCAGCATCGTCTGCAGGCATTTGATCGCTATGGCAGGCGTCGCGCTGGTGATCTCGGGGCGTGATTCGCACAAGACGCTGCGCAAGGTCAATGAGCTGCACGCCAGCTCAGGTCGAGCCTGTGAAAGTTGGTGCGGCGACGCCATGGACTCAACGTTCTCCTCTACATTGCAGGCAATGGGCATCGACTGGGTGATCCACACCGGCGGCCCGTTTCAGGGGCAGTCCTATGCAGTGGCACAAGGCTGCATCGCCGCCGGAGTGAATTACTGCGACCTGTCTGACTGTCGCACCTTCGTCAATGGTATCGATGCACTCGACGAACGAGCAAAGCAGGCAGGCGTTGTCATCCTCAGTGGTTGCAGCTCGGTGCCGACGCTGTCATCCGCCATCATCGACGAGTATCGCCACCGTTTTCAGCACATCGACTCGATCGAGCATGGCATTTCTTCATCGGCCAAGATGCCGGGTCTGTCCACTGTCGAGGGTGTACTGGCCTACGCCGGCAAGCCCATCAAACAACTCAGGAACGGCCAGGTGCATGACGTGTCGGGTTGGCAGAACCTTACCCTGCGTAAAATGCCGCCGCTGGGGACACGGGTACTGGCCAATGTAGACGTGCCGGATATGGATATCTTCCCGAGTCGCTATGGGGCCAGGACCTTGAGCTTCAAGGCGGGTTCGGGTCTCAAGCTTGGTGGTGTGGTTAACTGGTTGCTTGCCGAAGCGCTGAGAATCGGTCTGGTTCGCGACCCTGCGGTCTGGGCGGCACGCTTGCATCGCTGGGGTACCCGGTTCGAGCGCTTCGGCGATGGTAAAAGTGCGATGTACATCGACGTCAAAGGGTTGGGCAGTGATGGGAAACCGCTGTCGATGACGGCGCAACTGACGGCCAATAATGACAAGGGGCCGCAGATTCCGAGCTGTGCGGCCGTGGCCCTGGTGGCGAAAGTCGTCCAGGGCTACTGTCCCGAACCCGGTGCCCGGGCCTGCGTGGGCGAAATCGGTGTCGACGAGTACATGGCCGCCATAAACGATCCGGCAAACCTGCACCTGTGCGTACGCTTCTCCGACGAGCAGTCTTGA
- a CDS encoding DUF7693 family protein codes for MTTLTAREVYQSLRDAALGIRPLQRLGEQSGPGLVQVDIEGWRLTLDVDSNHLRHCQRCQSPDGREGVFDGWQRTDPVSLLSTWELAQIERLLAELKTAV; via the coding sequence GTGACAACGCTTACCGCCCGCGAGGTTTACCAATCACTGCGCGACGCCGCCCTGGGCATTCGCCCTTTGCAGCGCCTCGGTGAACAATCCGGGCCTGGCTTGGTGCAGGTCGATATCGAGGGCTGGCGCCTGACCCTCGACGTCGACAGCAACCATTTGCGTCATTGCCAGCGCTGCCAGAGCCCGGACGGCCGCGAGGGCGTGTTCGACGGCTGGCAACGCACCGACCCTGTCAGTCTGCTCAGCACCTGGGAGCTGGCGCAGATCGAACGTCTGCTGGCTGAGCTCAAAACCGCGGTTTGA
- a CDS encoding glucarate dehydratase family protein has product MKIKRVTVTPIAFRDPPLLNASGIHEPFALRSIIEIESDNGYIGLGESYGDAPALAIQQQLQSQLIGLDPFNLNQLRSIVQATVAANKPASIAGAELAPGSHASKAVSNAYSAFEVAFLDLQAHSLNVPLVDLLGGAIRDQIPFSAYLFFKYAQHVDSPYKPDNWGEALNEAQIVAQARRMIETYGFKSIKLKAGTLPPEHEVSCIKALKKAFPGYPLRIDPNGNWSLETSIRMAELLGDDLQYYEDPTPGLDGMSELHKRTGLPLATNMVVTDFDEFRRSVALNSVQIVLADHHYWGGLRDTQALAKMCQTFGLGVSMHSNSHLGISLMAMAHLAASVPNLDYACDTHYPWQEPDEEVIKGGKLPIVDGCVKITRAPGLGLELDHDQLGKLHDQYLTCGIRQRDDVKQMQRYKPEWKAIKPRF; this is encoded by the coding sequence TTGAAAATCAAACGAGTAACCGTCACCCCCATCGCCTTCCGTGACCCGCCGCTGCTCAACGCCAGCGGTATTCACGAACCCTTTGCGCTGCGCTCGATCATCGAGATCGAAAGCGACAATGGCTACATCGGGCTGGGGGAGAGCTACGGCGACGCCCCGGCGCTGGCGATCCAGCAGCAACTGCAATCGCAACTGATCGGCCTCGATCCGTTCAATCTCAATCAACTGCGCAGCATCGTCCAGGCCACCGTGGCGGCGAACAAGCCCGCGAGCATCGCCGGTGCGGAATTGGCCCCGGGCTCCCATGCGAGCAAAGCGGTGAGCAACGCCTACTCGGCGTTTGAAGTGGCGTTTCTGGATTTGCAGGCGCATTCGTTGAATGTGCCCTTGGTGGATTTGCTGGGCGGTGCGATCCGCGACCAGATTCCGTTCAGCGCCTATCTGTTCTTCAAGTACGCCCAACACGTCGACTCGCCCTACAAGCCGGACAATTGGGGCGAAGCCCTGAACGAAGCGCAGATCGTCGCCCAGGCCCGCCGCATGATCGAGACCTATGGCTTCAAGAGCATCAAGCTCAAGGCCGGCACGCTGCCGCCCGAACACGAAGTGTCGTGCATCAAGGCGCTGAAAAAAGCGTTTCCCGGTTACCCGCTGCGCATCGACCCGAACGGCAACTGGTCGCTGGAAACCTCGATTCGCATGGCCGAATTGCTCGGCGACGACCTGCAATATTACGAAGACCCGACGCCGGGCCTGGACGGCATGTCAGAACTGCACAAGCGCACCGGGCTGCCGCTGGCGACGAACATGGTGGTCACCGACTTTGATGAATTTCGCCGCAGCGTCGCCTTGAACAGCGTGCAGATCGTGCTTGCCGACCACCATTACTGGGGTGGCCTGCGCGACACCCAGGCGCTGGCGAAAATGTGTCAGACCTTTGGCCTGGGCGTGTCGATGCATTCCAACTCGCACCTGGGCATCAGCCTGATGGCCATGGCGCATCTCGCCGCTTCAGTGCCCAACCTCGATTATGCCTGCGACACCCATTACCCCTGGCAGGAGCCCGATGAAGAGGTGATCAAGGGCGGCAAGCTGCCGATCGTCGACGGTTGCGTGAAGATCACCCGCGCACCGGGGTTGGGGCTGGAACTGGATCACGACCAATTGGGCAAGCTGCACGACCAATACCTGACCTGCGGCATTCGCCAGCGCGACGACGTGAAGCAGATGCAGCGTTACAAGCCGGAGTGGAAGGCGATCAAACCGCGGTTTTGA
- a CDS encoding MFS transporter: protein MNTLQSPPDPHVLARAAAKVKRHVMPLFVVMFIVNYIDRVNIGFVRSHLETDLGIGAAAYGLGAGLFFIGYAIFEVPSNMLLQRYGARAWLTRIMFTWGAAAMAMAFVRGETSFYVLRFILGAAEAGFFPGIIYYFTQWLPSTERGKAMAIFLSGSAIASVISGPVSGALLNVSGMSLHGWQWMFLIEGFASIVLCGFVWFWLQSHPREAKWLSVEEKDALVGAIALEQQAREAVQTVKPSMFKLLADRQIALFCFIYFSIALTIYGATFWLPSMIKKMGNLGDFQVGLFNSIPWIISIIAMYGFAAMASKWKHQQAWVAVTLVIAAFGMFMSTTGGPVFAFVAICFAAIGFKAASALFWPIPQGYLDARIAAAVIALINSIGNLGGFVAPTAFGFLEQTTGSIEGGLYGLAGTSLVAAVVIFFARTAPRGDAPRAPNGKAADNATPQHVLNHAMKPDAKGAAS, encoded by the coding sequence TTGAATACCCTCCAGAGTCCGCCGGATCCGCATGTGCTCGCCCGCGCAGCGGCCAAGGTCAAGCGCCACGTAATGCCGCTGTTCGTGGTGATGTTCATCGTCAACTACATCGACCGGGTCAACATCGGCTTCGTGCGCAGCCACCTGGAAACCGACCTCGGCATCGGCGCGGCGGCCTATGGCCTGGGTGCCGGGCTGTTCTTCATCGGTTACGCGATCTTCGAAGTGCCCTCCAACATGCTGCTGCAACGCTACGGTGCCCGCGCCTGGCTGACGCGCATCATGTTCACCTGGGGCGCGGCCGCCATGGCCATGGCCTTTGTCCGCGGCGAAACCAGTTTCTATGTGCTGCGCTTCATCCTCGGTGCAGCCGAAGCCGGTTTTTTTCCCGGCATCATTTACTACTTCACTCAATGGCTGCCGTCGACTGAACGCGGCAAGGCGATGGCGATCTTTCTCAGCGGCTCGGCCATTGCCTCGGTGATCTCCGGTCCGGTGTCCGGCGCGCTGCTCAACGTCAGCGGGATGAGCCTGCACGGCTGGCAGTGGATGTTCCTGATCGAAGGCTTTGCCTCCATCGTGCTGTGCGGGTTTGTCTGGTTCTGGCTGCAATCCCATCCGCGGGAAGCGAAATGGCTCAGCGTCGAAGAGAAGGATGCCCTGGTCGGCGCCATCGCCCTGGAACAACAGGCTCGCGAAGCGGTGCAGACCGTCAAGCCCTCGATGTTCAAGCTGCTGGCGGACAGGCAGATCGCGTTGTTTTGCTTCATCTACTTTTCCATCGCCCTGACCATTTACGGTGCCACGTTCTGGCTGCCGAGCATGATCAAGAAAATGGGCAACCTTGGCGACTTCCAGGTCGGCCTGTTCAACTCGATCCCGTGGATCATTTCCATCATTGCGATGTACGGCTTCGCCGCCATGGCCAGCAAGTGGAAACACCAGCAGGCCTGGGTCGCGGTGACCCTGGTGATTGCCGCGTTCGGCATGTTCATGTCGACCACCGGCGGGCCGGTCTTCGCCTTCGTCGCCATCTGCTTCGCCGCCATTGGGTTCAAGGCCGCCTCGGCACTGTTCTGGCCGATTCCCCAAGGCTATCTGGATGCGCGCATTGCCGCGGCGGTGATCGCCCTGATCAACTCCATCGGCAACCTAGGCGGCTTCGTGGCCCCGACCGCGTTCGGTTTCCTGGAGCAGACCACCGGTTCCATCGAAGGCGGGTTGTACGGCCTGGCGGGCACCTCGCTGGTGGCGGCGGTGGTGATCTTCTTCGCCCGCACCGCGCCCCGTGGTGACGCCCCTCGCGCGCCGAACGGTAAAGCCGCCGACAACGCGACCCCACAACATGTTCTAAATCACGCTATGAAACCTGATGCAAAGGGAGCAGCCTCTTGA
- a CDS encoding LysR substrate-binding domain-containing protein yields the protein MFELTQLRCFTTVATELNFRRAAERLNMTQPPLSRQIQLLEHHLGVELFTRTTRSVALTAAGRAFFIEAQNLLERAQQAAVTARRFAEGDIGSVNISFVGSAVYEFLPKVITEARLKQPHVKIDLSEMNTYQQHEALRARRIDLGIVRAPLLEPGYATECLVREPFVLAVPDSHPLATADCVSVQDLDAQPFLMYSHAAYPPFNELLTGMLRSARVAPEYVQWLGSSLTILALVNAGMGLALVPRCATSVVFKNVVFRDIDLGEGVQSELHLIWRENNDNPAFAMLLEGIRRAVREGWGT from the coding sequence ATGTTCGAGCTAACTCAACTGCGCTGCTTCACCACGGTGGCGACCGAACTCAACTTCCGTCGCGCCGCCGAACGCCTGAACATGACCCAGCCGCCTCTCAGTCGACAGATTCAACTGTTGGAGCATCACCTCGGCGTCGAGCTGTTCACCCGCACCACCCGCAGCGTCGCCCTGACCGCTGCCGGGCGGGCGTTTTTCATCGAAGCGCAAAACCTGCTGGAGCGGGCGCAGCAAGCCGCCGTCACCGCCCGGCGTTTTGCCGAGGGCGATATCGGCTCGGTCAATATCAGCTTCGTCGGCAGCGCGGTGTATGAGTTCCTGCCGAAGGTCATCACCGAAGCCCGCCTCAAGCAGCCCCATGTCAAAATCGACCTGTCGGAGATGAACACCTACCAACAACACGAAGCCTTGCGCGCTCGCCGGATCGACCTGGGTATCGTCCGCGCGCCCTTGCTGGAGCCTGGCTACGCCACCGAGTGCCTGGTGCGCGAGCCATTCGTCCTGGCCGTTCCCGACAGCCATCCCCTGGCCACTGCCGACTGCGTGTCGGTCCAGGACCTCGATGCCCAGCCTTTTCTAATGTATTCCCACGCTGCCTATCCCCCGTTCAACGAACTGCTGACCGGCATGCTGCGCTCGGCCCGCGTGGCACCGGAATACGTGCAATGGCTGGGTTCATCGCTGACCATCCTGGCCCTTGTCAACGCCGGCATGGGCCTGGCCCTGGTGCCGCGCTGCGCCACCAGTGTGGTGTTCAAGAACGTAGTTTTTCGCGACATCGACCTCGGGGAAGGCGTGCAAAGCGAGCTGCATCTGATCTGGCGCGAGAACAACGACAACCCGGCCTTTGCGATGCTGCTGGAGGGGATTCGCCGGGCGGTAAGAGAAGGTTGGGGGACATGA
- a CDS encoding LysR family transcriptional regulator: MLPELKITQLRYFVLVAQLKSFHGAAKQAYRTQPALSLAVRELEQKLGQALFEKGGKTELTPFGEHCLPLFQDLLAHHDRIAREVSLLARHEIGQVSIATVPSVASRLLPHLLAGFVAEHPKLQISIQDGNADSVQQLLLQGQVDFAISSVWMPDERIDFVPILSDQVGVVCRHDHPLVEAGGALHWSSLQAYPLVRNGTSRLLEGTAAAGLLESSLLFVSNMISLIAMLEQGIGITTLPSLAFPQGNEQLVFLPLSEPKVERQIGILCRKGHSLSPAAAELMSFLKANMRITAMQN; the protein is encoded by the coding sequence GTGTTGCCCGAGCTGAAGATCACTCAATTACGCTATTTCGTGCTGGTCGCGCAGCTGAAAAGCTTTCACGGCGCGGCCAAACAGGCCTATCGCACGCAGCCGGCGCTGTCGTTGGCGGTACGGGAGCTGGAACAGAAGCTTGGCCAGGCCCTCTTTGAAAAAGGCGGCAAAACCGAGCTGACGCCCTTTGGCGAGCATTGTTTGCCGTTGTTCCAGGACCTGCTGGCGCATCACGACCGGATTGCGCGAGAGGTGAGTTTGCTGGCGCGGCATGAAATCGGTCAGGTCAGCATCGCCACGGTGCCGTCGGTGGCCAGTCGATTGCTGCCGCATTTGTTGGCGGGATTTGTCGCCGAGCATCCGAAGCTGCAGATCAGCATTCAGGACGGTAATGCCGACAGCGTCCAGCAACTGTTGCTCCAGGGGCAGGTGGACTTCGCGATCAGCAGTGTCTGGATGCCCGATGAGCGGATTGATTTTGTGCCGATCCTGAGTGATCAGGTCGGCGTGGTCTGCCGCCATGATCACCCGTTGGTAGAGGCGGGCGGGGCCTTGCACTGGTCCAGCCTGCAGGCGTATCCGCTGGTGCGCAATGGCACTTCGCGGTTGCTCGAAGGCACCGCGGCGGCGGGGCTGCTGGAGAGCAGCCTGCTGTTCGTCTCCAATATGATTTCCCTGATCGCGATGCTCGAACAAGGCATTGGCATCACGACACTGCCGTCCCTGGCGTTTCCCCAGGGCAATGAACAGCTGGTGTTTCTGCCGCTTTCAGAGCCGAAAGTGGAACGTCAGATCGGCATCCTGTGCCGCAAAGGTCACAGCTTGTCGCCCGCAGCGGCCGAGTTGATGAGTTTTTTGAAGGCGAATATGCGCATAACGGCCATGCAAAACTGA